The Deinococcus aquiradiocola genome includes a window with the following:
- a CDS encoding amidase family protein, with translation MDILSLNVTALLPLLQTGELTAGTLTATYLARIAALNPHLHAVLEVNPDALDQARALDALPAHARGPLHGLPVLVKDNIDTAAPLHTTAGSALLARHQPKSDAPLVQRLRAAGAVVIGKANLTEWANFMTLGMPNGYSSQGGQTVNPWRDGHDTGGSSSGSGAGVAARLAPIAIGTETSGSILSPSHQHGLIGLKPTVGLIPRTGIIPIAHSQDTAGPMGRTAHDVALLAGVLQGADGHDPACTDAPTLDFTLTPAALQGARIGVIREGYWKHLSDPERAALETAVQTLQAAGAHVTDPAPLATAAELDGWHLEVLVYEFRHDLDAYLHAVQDGPRSLADVIEQGDTDPERLQRYGQTLLQAAQGTRGDLSERAYTLARERDLHLSRDRGLDPLFDPAGPPFDAVLFPRLSGASIGAKAGYPSVNVPVGLVDGVPLGLQLCGPAWSDARLLSLAADLHDRLGGWHPAPDPASPTGSGE, from the coding sequence CGCCACGTACCTCGCCCGGATCGCGGCCCTCAACCCCCACCTGCATGCCGTGCTGGAAGTCAATCCGGACGCGCTGGACCAGGCCCGCGCCCTCGACGCCCTCCCTGCGCACGCGCGCGGCCCGCTGCACGGCCTGCCGGTCCTCGTCAAGGACAACATCGACACGGCCGCGCCCCTCCACACCACCGCCGGGAGCGCCCTCCTCGCGCGGCACCAGCCGAAGAGCGACGCGCCGCTCGTGCAGCGCCTCCGCGCGGCGGGCGCCGTCGTGATCGGGAAGGCCAACCTGACCGAATGGGCGAACTTCATGACGCTCGGCATGCCGAACGGCTACAGCAGCCAAGGCGGCCAGACCGTCAACCCCTGGCGGGACGGGCACGACACCGGCGGCAGCTCCAGCGGCAGCGGCGCGGGCGTCGCCGCCCGCCTCGCCCCCATCGCCATCGGCACCGAGACGAGCGGCAGCATCCTCTCGCCCAGCCACCAGCACGGCCTGATCGGCCTGAAACCCACCGTGGGCCTCATCCCCCGCACCGGCATCATCCCTATCGCGCACAGTCAGGACACCGCCGGACCCATGGGCCGCACCGCGCACGACGTCGCCCTCCTCGCAGGCGTCCTGCAGGGCGCCGACGGTCACGACCCCGCCTGCACGGACGCCCCCACCCTCGACTTCACGCTCACGCCCGCCGCGCTGCAGGGCGCCCGCATCGGCGTGATCCGCGAAGGGTACTGGAAGCACCTCAGCGACCCCGAACGCGCCGCCCTCGAAACGGCCGTGCAGACCCTGCAGGCGGCAGGCGCGCACGTCACCGACCCCGCCCCGCTCGCCACGGCCGCCGAACTCGACGGCTGGCACCTCGAGGTGCTCGTGTACGAGTTCCGGCACGACCTCGACGCCTACCTGCACGCCGTGCAGGACGGCCCCCGCTCCCTTGCGGACGTGATCGAGCAGGGCGACACCGACCCGGAACGCCTGCAACGCTATGGGCAGACGCTCCTGCAGGCCGCGCAGGGCACGCGCGGCGACCTCAGCGAACGCGCCTACACCCTCGCCCGCGAACGCGACCTGCACCTCAGCCGCGACCGGGGCCTCGACCCGCTCTTCGACCCGGCCGGACCCCCCTTCGACGCCGTCCTCTTCCCGCGCCTCAGCGGCGCCAGCATCGGCGCGAAAGCCGGGTACCCCAGCGTCAACGTTCCCGTTGGCCTCGTGGACGGCGTCCCGCTCGGCCTGCAGCTCTGCGGCCCCGCCTGGAGCGACGCGCGCCTCCTGTCGCTCGCCGCCGACCTGCACGACCGCCTCGGCGGCTGGCACCCCGCCCCGGACCCCGCCAGCCCCACCGGCAGCGGCGAGTGA
- a CDS encoding sugar efflux transporter translates to MTPGTAAPTSALARLRALPHAGSMACAVLLIGLASSLTAPYLPLFGAQVAHMSPFALGAFMTLLALSSIVVSLQLGRVSDRLPSRKPVVLLTAAAATAGYVLLTTTTSYALLCVIAAVFLGTGAASFPQLFAFTRTRFGDVPPALAEQGLTTLRSVFSLAWVVGPGVGAAVQGTLGFHGLFLMTAALYAAAGIVVLRSGAGTSTRTAPPPVQAAPAPAPTGRPPVWAVVSSFILYGTSMSMGFIALPLYVTLDLHLPRSDVGLLVGLCALLEIPVMLSFVFLQRRATHQTLIVFAFGLFTVYFLTMALSNTLTPMLLAQIVRAVVIAIAASLGMAYFQDLLPGRIGAATTLFVNTTSVGSVISGLVSGSVAQAYGYRAVFVLCAVLTAGAWLLLLLTARHARRTAPLNA, encoded by the coding sequence TTGACGCCCGGCACCGCCGCCCCCACCTCCGCCCTCGCGCGCCTGCGCGCCCTGCCGCACGCGGGCAGCATGGCCTGCGCCGTGCTGCTCATCGGGCTCGCCAGTTCCCTCACCGCGCCGTACCTGCCGCTGTTCGGCGCGCAGGTGGCGCACATGTCCCCCTTCGCGCTCGGCGCGTTCATGACGCTCCTCGCGCTGAGCAGCATCGTGGTCAGCCTGCAGCTCGGGCGCGTCTCGGACCGGCTCCCCAGCCGCAAACCCGTCGTGCTGCTCACCGCCGCCGCCGCCACGGCCGGTTACGTGCTCCTCACCACCACCACCAGCTACGCCCTGCTGTGCGTCATCGCCGCCGTGTTCCTCGGGACCGGCGCGGCCTCCTTCCCGCAGCTGTTCGCGTTCACGCGCACCCGCTTCGGGGACGTACCGCCCGCCCTCGCCGAGCAGGGCCTCACCACCCTGCGGTCCGTGTTCTCGCTCGCGTGGGTGGTCGGGCCGGGCGTCGGCGCGGCCGTGCAGGGCACGCTCGGCTTCCACGGCCTGTTCCTGATGACGGCCGCCCTCTACGCCGCGGCGGGCATCGTCGTCCTGCGCTCCGGCGCGGGCACGAGCACCCGCACGGCCCCCCCGCCGGTCCAGGCCGCACCCGCACCCGCCCCCACCGGCCGCCCGCCCGTCTGGGCCGTCGTGAGCAGCTTCATCCTGTATGGCACGAGCATGTCCATGGGCTTCATCGCCCTCCCGCTGTACGTCACGCTCGACCTGCACCTGCCGCGCAGCGACGTGGGCCTGCTCGTCGGCCTGTGCGCCCTGCTGGAGATTCCCGTCATGCTCAGCTTCGTGTTCCTGCAGCGCCGCGCCACGCACCAGACCCTGATCGTGTTCGCGTTCGGACTGTTCACCGTGTACTTCCTGACGATGGCCCTCTCGAACACCCTCACGCCCATGCTCCTCGCGCAGATCGTGCGGGCCGTCGTGATCGCCATCGCCGCCAGCCTCGGCATGGCGTACTTCCAGGACCTCCTGCCCGGACGCATCGGCGCCGCCACCACCCTGTTCGTCAACACCACCAGCGTCGGCTCCGTCATCTCCGGCCTCGTGTCGGGCAGCGTCGCGCAGGCGTACGGGTACCGCGCCGTCTTCGTCCTCTGCGCCGTCCTCACGGCGGGCGCGTGGCTGCTGCTGCTCCTCACCGCCCGCCACGCCCGCCGCACCGCGCCCCTGAATGCCTGA